In Marinobacter sp. M3C, the genomic stretch GGCGATATGCCAGCATCCACAAACCAAGCGGGCATAAACGATAACGCCGACCAGAGCGACTACGTTTCTGGTATTACGTTTGCTACCTCTAGCGCCGGTGCCCAGTTGACCTATACTCTGGAAAACCTCGGTGGCGATGCGGATACAACAACTTTCATTTATCAGGTTGTTGGCAGCGCCAACGGTGTAAACGTTACCTGCACAGGGGGCACCCTTCCAGGCAAGTACCGCCCAGCTAACTGTCGCTTATAGAATGGTAGTGTAAGGCATGTTAATTTAAAATTAACAAAGCCGATATCAGAAAAGCCCTCTTTTGTAGGAGGGCTTTTCTGTACGTGGAATGCGCCTTTAAAAAAACGATTATGTTTGGAATCCAATGCCTA encodes the following:
- a CDS encoding pilin, whose translation is MKKVQQGFTLIELMIVVAIIGILAAIAIPAYQDYTIRAKVSEVLVIASAARISVAEYYISTGDMPASTNQAGINDNADQSDYVSGITFATSSAGAQLTYTLENLGGDADTTTFIYQVVGSANGVNVTCTGGTLPGKYRPANCRL